One part of the Microcoleus sp. AS-A8 genome encodes these proteins:
- a CDS encoding xanthine dehydrogenase family protein molybdopterin-binding subunit: protein MNKVIGTSVNRKDGRAKVTGTATYAAEHQIPGLVHGYLVTATIANGRIKSIDTSAAETAPGVIAVFTHKNAPKVFTPANNFMTSKIYEARLPLSDDKVHYGGQIIGLVVADTFERSRHAAHLVRVEYETQKPLIEAKNATFKQAPPYMGEEFKFEKGQFATGMASAAAKVEATYTTSTELHAAMEPHAIIAQWQGQDSLTVYEPSQWVMGTQRTYAELFGLPSEKVRIVTPFLGGGFGSKAFPWPHGILCAAAARQLQRPLKVVLHRRQMTANAGHRSETEQTIRLAANADGMLSAIAHEAKSSTSPVDVFTEPCTGITPAMYAAPNMRLNQELAVMNVGTPTFMRAPGENPGMWALESAMDELAWSLKLDPVELRLKNEAKKHQRRGRPFSAKHFADCLKVGAERFGWKDRTMQVRSLTRDGKLIGWGVAGATFPGYRGKASVKVRLLPDGKVHVLTAGNDMGTGAYTMVAVTAAEALGVPVENIRVEMGDSLLPDGGMAGGSMMTATLAPAVMQACQDVLKAANCTTASDACAALRQNGRAAFEATASSAPGEEGKKWAFQSWGAHFCEVAVDEEIGRLRVTRWVSVMDVGRVMNAKTAASQVRGGVIMGIGQALMEECHFDPNLGNPVVYDLATYHFPAHADIPRIEVAFVGEPDLNFNPVGARGVGEIGITGVSAAVANAVYHATGKRLRSLPLTPDKLIG from the coding sequence ATGAATAAAGTAATTGGTACTTCCGTTAACCGCAAAGATGGACGCGCTAAGGTAACGGGTACGGCGACTTATGCGGCAGAACACCAAATTCCGGGACTGGTTCACGGATATCTCGTTACGGCGACGATTGCCAATGGGCGGATTAAAAGCATCGACACCAGCGCAGCAGAAACGGCACCGGGAGTAATTGCTGTTTTCACCCATAAGAACGCCCCCAAGGTGTTCACGCCCGCCAATAACTTCATGACCTCCAAAATTTACGAGGCTCGTCTGCCTCTGTCAGATGATAAAGTTCACTATGGTGGGCAAATTATTGGCTTGGTGGTAGCAGATACATTTGAGCGATCGCGTCACGCCGCACATCTCGTCAGAGTCGAGTACGAGACACAAAAGCCATTAATTGAAGCTAAGAACGCCACCTTCAAGCAAGCTCCGCCCTACATGGGTGAGGAGTTTAAGTTCGAGAAGGGGCAGTTTGCCACAGGGATGGCAAGCGCAGCAGCAAAAGTCGAGGCGACTTACACGACTTCCACAGAACTGCACGCCGCGATGGAACCCCATGCCATCATTGCCCAATGGCAAGGGCAGGACTCGCTCACCGTCTACGAACCTTCCCAGTGGGTGATGGGTACCCAGCGCACTTATGCCGAACTGTTCGGTCTTCCTTCGGAAAAGGTACGCATTGTTACGCCCTTCCTCGGTGGTGGTTTCGGTTCCAAAGCCTTCCCCTGGCCTCATGGCATTCTCTGTGCAGCAGCTGCACGTCAACTCCAGCGTCCCCTAAAGGTTGTTCTCCACCGACGGCAGATGACCGCTAACGCCGGACATCGCTCTGAAACCGAGCAAACGATTCGTTTGGCGGCAAATGCAGATGGTATGTTGAGTGCGATCGCTCACGAGGCGAAATCCAGCACATCGCCGGTGGATGTCTTCACAGAGCCTTGTACAGGTATCACCCCAGCGATGTACGCCGCACCTAACATGCGGCTGAACCAGGAACTAGCCGTGATGAATGTGGGTACGCCGACATTCATGCGTGCGCCAGGAGAAAATCCAGGGATGTGGGCACTGGAATCCGCGATGGATGAACTAGCTTGGTCGCTGAAGCTAGACCCGGTGGAACTGCGCCTCAAAAACGAAGCTAAGAAACATCAGCGGAGGGGACGGCCATTCTCAGCCAAGCATTTTGCTGATTGCCTGAAAGTTGGTGCAGAACGTTTCGGCTGGAAGGATAGGACAATGCAGGTGCGATCGCTGACCCGCGACGGTAAACTCATCGGTTGGGGGGTGGCAGGTGCTACTTTCCCTGGTTATCGAGGCAAAGCGTCTGTCAAGGTGCGGCTTTTACCAGACGGCAAGGTGCATGTCCTCACTGCGGGGAATGACATGGGTACGGGTGCATACACAATGGTCGCAGTTACAGCGGCAGAGGCACTGGGGGTACCTGTCGAAAACATTCGCGTGGAGATGGGAGATTCCCTCCTACCAGATGGGGGAATGGCAGGGGGTTCCATGATGACGGCAACCCTCGCCCCAGCAGTGATGCAAGCCTGTCAGGACGTACTCAAAGCCGCTAATTGTACGACCGCATCGGATGCTTGTGCAGCCCTGCGTCAGAACGGACGGGCAGCGTTTGAGGCGACAGCTTCCTCTGCTCCCGGTGAGGAGGGGAAGAAATGGGCATTTCAGTCTTGGGGTGCCCACTTCTGCGAGGTTGCGGTGGATGAAGAAATCGGACGCCTGCGGGTCACGCGCTGGGTGTCAGTGATGGACGTTGGGCGAGTGATGAATGCTAAGACTGCTGCAAGTCAGGTCCGTGGCGGGGTAATTATGGGGATTGGGCAAGCGCTGATGGAAGAATGTCACTTTGACCCCAATCTTGGTAATCCCGTCGTTTATGACCTTGCAACTTATCATTTTCCAGCTCATGCCGATATTCCGCGCATTGAGGTAGCGTTTGTGGGTGAACCCGATCTGAACTTTAACCCAGTGGGCGCAAGGGGTGTGGGTGAGATTGGAATTACGGGGGTTTCGGCTGCTGTTGCTAATGCGGTTTACCACGCGACGGGTAAGCGGTTGCGGAGTTTACCGTTGACACCGGATAAGTTGATTGGTTGA
- a CDS encoding xanthine dehydrogenase family protein subunit M, with amino-acid sequence MNKFSYIRATSVKDAVQRASTDKNALFIAGGTNLVDRMKVFLDEPSQLIDISRLEMQRIEPIAGGGLRIGALVSNTAVADHPDVRRNYPMLSRAILSGASQQIRNVASVGGNLLQRTRCPYYYDTAFACNKREPGSGCPAATGINRMHALFGASDQCIAVHPSDMCIPLAALDAVVEVEGPKGKRQIPFTDFHRLPGDTPQLDANLEPGELIIAVVVPPVPFAKSGVYLKLRDRASYAFALISVAAALDMTGDSIKDVRLAMGGVAHKPWRPTEAEKFLIGKPANAETFQQAAEIALQGAKPLAHNSFKVELAKRAIKRSLAVSAKGGGVA; translated from the coding sequence ATGAACAAATTTTCCTACATCCGTGCCACTTCCGTCAAAGATGCGGTGCAACGGGCGTCTACTGACAAGAATGCCCTGTTTATCGCAGGCGGTACGAACCTAGTTGACCGTATGAAAGTCTTTCTGGATGAGCCATCGCAACTCATCGACATTTCTCGGTTGGAGATGCAGCGCATTGAACCCATAGCTGGGGGCGGTTTACGCATCGGCGCATTGGTGAGTAATACGGCAGTAGCCGACCATCCCGATGTTCGACGCAACTATCCGATGCTATCGCGTGCGATTTTGTCCGGTGCGTCTCAGCAAATTCGCAATGTCGCCAGCGTTGGCGGTAATCTCCTGCAACGCACACGTTGCCCCTATTACTACGACACCGCTTTCGCCTGCAATAAGCGGGAACCGGGAAGTGGCTGTCCTGCGGCAACGGGAATTAACCGAATGCACGCACTTTTTGGAGCTAGCGACCAGTGTATCGCCGTTCATCCCTCGGATATGTGCATTCCCCTGGCGGCTTTGGATGCTGTTGTTGAGGTAGAAGGGCCAAAGGGTAAGCGGCAAATCCCGTTTACAGACTTTCACCGTTTACCGGGGGATACACCCCAATTAGACGCCAACTTGGAGCCAGGGGAACTGATTATTGCCGTTGTGGTACCACCCGTGCCATTTGCCAAGTCGGGTGTGTATCTCAAGTTGCGGGATAGGGCTTCCTATGCTTTTGCGTTGATTTCGGTGGCGGCTGCTCTTGATATGACAGGCGACAGCATCAAAGATGTACGTCTGGCAATGGGTGGCGTTGCCCACAAGCCTTGGCGTCCCACCGAAGCAGAGAAGTTTCTCATTGGCAAACCCGCTAATGCCGAAACATTCCAGCAGGCGGCAGAAATTGCTTTACAGGGAGCTAAACCTTTGGCTCACAACAGCTTCAAAGTCGAATTAGCTAAACGTGCCATTAAGCGATCGCTCGCAGTATCAGCCAAAGGAGGAGGTGTAGCATGA
- a CDS encoding 2Fe-2S iron-sulfur cluster-binding protein, which produces MEHHKGKAKRTSRRNFLGQALTAAGTAIAAPSLLNQATAAKEARSMQSPEGEMAIKLMVNGEARSLTIEPRVTLLDALRERWELTGSKKGCDHGQCGACTVLVDGQRVYSCLSLAVMQEGKQIVTVEGLAKGDVLHPVQAAFIDNDGFQCGYCTPGQICASVALLDEIKRGCASSVTSDLNRPPQLGELSEAEIKERLSGNLCRCSAYNGIVAAVQQAAGQTPPSAAATMMVTEPQEMPG; this is translated from the coding sequence ATGGAACACCATAAAGGAAAAGCGAAACGAACATCTCGGCGCAATTTTTTGGGGCAGGCACTAACCGCAGCAGGAACAGCGATAGCTGCCCCCTCATTACTCAATCAGGCTACAGCAGCAAAGGAAGCTCGCTCTATGCAATCCCCTGAAGGTGAAATGGCAATAAAACTTATGGTAAATGGTGAGGCGCGATCGCTGACCATTGAACCACGAGTTACACTTCTAGATGCTCTGCGCGAACGATGGGAACTTACAGGCAGTAAAAAAGGCTGCGATCATGGTCAATGCGGAGCCTGTACGGTTCTCGTTGATGGACAGCGAGTGTACTCCTGCCTCTCCCTCGCCGTGATGCAAGAGGGCAAGCAAATTGTCACCGTTGAAGGACTTGCCAAGGGCGATGTTCTCCATCCCGTGCAAGCGGCGTTTATCGATAATGATGGCTTTCAGTGCGGCTATTGCACACCGGGGCAGATTTGTGCCTCAGTTGCCCTCCTCGATGAAATTAAACGAGGTTGTGCTAGTTCGGTAACCTCAGATCTAAACCGTCCGCCGCAACTTGGGGAACTCTCGGAAGCGGAAATTAAAGAGCGATTGAGTGGTAATCTCTGTCGATGCAGTGCTTACAACGGTATTGTTGCCGCCGTACAGCAAGCCGCCGGACAAACCCCTCCCTCTGCCGCTGCAACCATGATGGTAACTGAACCACAGGAGATGCCAGGATGA
- a CDS encoding GAF domain-containing protein, producing the protein MKNQFDQALAKTHSQGQYEAAIQPFSDLAAKQPQDAKIRMWLGAASREAGDLDKARAELREALRLAGDSATADLARTALVQLENESSGSLSHPPIGTPGSHQNLGQLSMPQGFTSTLKNPPFSIALSSQSRQESSPPWWRQLRWSTKATLLAIAFGTLPALGIGATSYYLTNQAITTHVAQTGQSPTTTMSELKAQLLLTLMLGTGGTVLLVGAIAAFLSHRASREISAATDAVEKLGRGELNTYLQVQGEDELSTLGTHINQLADQLQLQFSQQAAEVKQELLLNSISSSIREAFDTQDMFTTVVGEVRAALKADRVIVYRFNPDWSGTMIAESVGRGWPPSLGAQINDTCFKDRYVIPYQKGRIRATNDIYNAGLSDCHIRQLETFSVKANLVVPIIADRQLHGLLITHQCSGSRTWKETEIDFLKQVATQMGFALNQEILLKKEETLRKQQEAEAERARLLNEITSNIRESLDTDYIFNTAVVETRAALQADRVVVYRFESEGHGMIVAESVARGWPSALGLQMANPCFENRYVILYEKGRVKANEDISKADLSDCHLRQLETLSVKANLIVPVIVDRQLHGLLIAHQCSAPRTWKEIEIDFFKQVANQVGVALDQAMLLQQQETLRKQKEAEAERARLLAEAAEMAALEQRQQQEAEAKRARAFAEMTKQILRSLNLEDIFSTTVRQVKQALKADRVLIYRFDSDWSGTMIAESVDSNWTIALGAEVEDTCFKGNHGGLYRKGRVRATNDIYQANLTKCHIKLLERFEVKANLVAPILIRDELLGLLIAHQCAKPRDWQEEEINWLAQVATQVGIAIEQATLLDQREQARQEAQASFQEQRQQKEALQRQLAELLSEVKGAAKGDLTVFAEVKEGEIGTVADFFNSIIASLRGIVTQVKQAAVQVNVSLGENEGAIRQLSDQALTQAEEITRTLGSVEQMTLSIQAVAESAHRAAAVARSASTTAQAGGQAMERTVQGILKLRATVGETSKKVKRLGQSSQEISKAVYLIQQIAQATNMLALNAGIQTARENEDVQSFTAVAEEISELAERSTAATQEIEYIVETIQRETNEVVEAMELGTSQVVEGTYLVEETKDSLGQILEVSHQIDELVQSISSATVSQAQTSLAVTNLMQKIARVSEQTSESSHQISRSLQQTVAVAQELQSSVGVFKVDTDNSYGF; encoded by the coding sequence ATGAAAAATCAATTCGATCAAGCTCTAGCCAAAACCCATTCGCAAGGACAGTATGAAGCGGCGATACAACCGTTTTCCGACTTGGCGGCTAAGCAGCCTCAAGATGCGAAAATTCGCATGTGGCTAGGTGCAGCCTCTCGTGAAGCTGGTGATTTGGACAAAGCTAGAGCTGAATTGCGAGAAGCGCTCCGACTGGCGGGTGATTCGGCAACGGCTGACTTAGCTCGCACGGCGTTAGTTCAACTGGAGAACGAGTCTTCAGGCAGTCTGAGTCATCCCCCTATCGGGACTCCGGGAAGTCATCAAAATCTGGGGCAACTCTCTATGCCCCAAGGGTTTACGAGTACGCTGAAGAACCCGCCATTTAGCATAGCGCTCTCTAGTCAATCCCGTCAGGAATCGAGTCCTCCCTGGTGGCGGCAATTGCGATGGAGTACGAAAGCCACCCTTTTGGCGATCGCATTTGGCACACTTCCTGCGCTCGGAATTGGCGCAACCAGCTACTACCTCACCAACCAAGCGATTACCACCCATGTTGCCCAAACGGGTCAAAGCCCCACCACCACGATGTCAGAGCTGAAGGCACAACTATTGCTGACTCTCATGCTTGGAACGGGGGGAACCGTATTATTAGTCGGTGCGATCGCAGCTTTCCTCTCCCACCGCGCCTCGCGTGAAATTAGTGCCGCCACCGACGCCGTGGAGAAATTAGGTCGGGGAGAACTCAATACTTACCTCCAGGTGCAAGGGGAAGACGAATTATCCACCTTAGGCACTCATATTAACCAACTCGCAGACCAACTTCAGCTTCAATTTAGCCAACAAGCGGCTGAGGTAAAGCAAGAACTGCTCTTAAATTCCATTTCCTCCAGCATTCGAGAAGCCTTCGACACCCAAGACATGTTCACGACGGTGGTGGGAGAAGTCCGTGCCGCTCTAAAAGCCGATCGCGTCATTGTCTATCGCTTCAATCCAGACTGGAGTGGTACCATGATTGCCGAATCCGTGGGTCGGGGTTGGCCTCCTTCTCTCGGTGCTCAAATTAATGACACCTGTTTTAAAGATCGATACGTCATTCCTTACCAGAAAGGCCGGATTCGAGCCACTAACGATATTTACAATGCTGGTTTATCCGATTGTCATATCCGACAACTAGAAACCTTTTCCGTCAAAGCGAACTTAGTCGTACCGATCATTGCAGACCGACAGCTTCATGGTTTACTGATTACCCACCAGTGTTCTGGCTCTCGAACCTGGAAGGAAACCGAAATTGATTTCTTAAAGCAAGTCGCCACCCAGATGGGCTTTGCCCTGAACCAAGAAATCCTGCTTAAGAAGGAAGAAACTCTCCGAAAGCAGCAAGAAGCGGAAGCTGAACGGGCACGGTTGTTGAATGAAATCACCTCCAACATTCGGGAGTCCCTAGATACCGACTATATTTTCAACACCGCCGTGGTGGAGACTCGCGCTGCCTTGCAAGCTGATCGCGTGGTGGTTTATCGCTTCGAGTCGGAAGGACACGGCATGATTGTTGCTGAATCTGTGGCGCGGGGTTGGCCTAGTGCCTTGGGGTTGCAAATGGCTAACCCCTGTTTTGAGAATCGCTATGTCATCCTTTACGAGAAAGGTCGAGTCAAAGCTAATGAGGATATTTCCAAAGCTGATTTGAGCGATTGTCACTTAAGGCAACTGGAAACCTTATCGGTGAAAGCGAATCTGATCGTACCGGTGATTGTGGATCGACAGCTTCATGGCTTATTGATTGCCCATCAATGTTCTGCTCCCAGGACGTGGAAAGAAATCGAAATTGATTTCTTCAAGCAAGTCGCCAATCAGGTAGGGGTGGCATTAGACCAAGCCATGCTGCTTCAACAGCAAGAAACCCTGCGAAAACAGAAAGAAGCCGAAGCCGAACGCGCTCGGTTATTGGCAGAGGCGGCGGAGATGGCAGCTCTTGAGCAGCGTCAACAACAAGAAGCCGAAGCCAAACGCGCCCGCGCCTTTGCTGAAATGACCAAGCAAATTTTGCGATCGCTCAACTTGGAAGATATCTTCAGCACCACTGTGCGACAGGTAAAACAAGCCTTGAAAGCCGACCGAGTCTTAATCTACCGCTTCGATTCCGACTGGAGTGGCACCATGATTGCCGAATCCGTGGACTCGAATTGGACAATCGCCTTAGGGGCAGAGGTAGAGGATACTTGCTTTAAAGGAAATCATGGCGGACTCTACCGCAAAGGTCGCGTTCGAGCAACGAATGATATCTATCAGGCCAATTTGACCAAATGTCACATTAAGTTACTCGAACGCTTTGAAGTTAAGGCCAATCTAGTCGCCCCGATTCTGATTCGGGATGAGTTGCTCGGTTTACTGATTGCCCATCAGTGTGCAAAGCCACGAGATTGGCAAGAGGAAGAAATTAATTGGTTGGCACAAGTGGCGACGCAGGTAGGAATTGCGATCGAGCAAGCCACCCTCTTGGATCAAAGAGAGCAAGCGCGTCAGGAAGCTCAAGCGAGCTTTCAGGAGCAACGCCAGCAAAAAGAAGCACTCCAGCGTCAACTGGCAGAATTGCTCAGCGAAGTCAAAGGAGCCGCTAAGGGCGACCTCACCGTTTTCGCTGAGGTGAAAGAGGGGGAAATCGGCACGGTTGCAGACTTTTTCAATTCCATCATTGCCAGTCTGCGTGGCATTGTGACTCAGGTGAAACAAGCGGCTGTGCAAGTCAATGTATCCTTGGGAGAAAACGAAGGAGCCATCCGTCAACTCTCCGATCAAGCCCTAACACAGGCAGAAGAGATTACCCGTACTCTCGGTTCCGTCGAACAGATGACGCTTTCCATTCAAGCTGTTGCGGAAAGTGCCCACCGCGCCGCCGCCGTTGCTCGCTCAGCCTCCACCACCGCCCAAGCCGGTGGACAAGCAATGGAGCGCACGGTGCAAGGAATTTTAAAATTGCGAGCCACTGTGGGTGAAACTTCAAAAAAGGTGAAGCGTTTAGGTCAATCCTCCCAGGAAATTTCCAAAGCCGTTTACTTGATTCAACAGATTGCTCAAGCGACTAACATGCTAGCGCTGAATGCTGGGATTCAAACGGCACGAGAAAATGAGGATGTCCAAAGCTTTACAGCAGTTGCAGAGGAAATCAGTGAATTGGCTGAGCGTTCAACTGCTGCCACTCAAGAAATTGAATACATTGTGGAAACTATCCAACGAGAAACGAATGAAGTGGTTGAGGCCATGGAATTGGGGACTTCTCAGGTTGTAGAAGGCACATATTTGGTGGAAGAAACCAAGGATAGCCTCGGTCAGATTTTAGAGGTATCTCATCAGATTGATGAGTTAGTGCAATCGATTTCGAGTGCAACGGTGTCTCAAGCGCAAACCTCTTTAGCTGTTACCAACTTGATGCAGAAGATTGCTAGGGTTTCTGAACAAACCTCTGAATCTTCCCATCAAATTTCTCGCTCTTTGCAGCAAACCGTAGCTGTTGCCCAAGAACTCCAATCTTCGGTAGGGGTTTTCAAAGTGGATACCGACAATTCATACGGGTTTTAG
- a CDS encoding alpha/beta hydrolase — MFYPIRAVLPWLALLLSSTSLFLSSWIVIPAPTMSLLPLGVGVPEVSPWLVVLNVIAVGVSWLGGHQSWLQRWTLGASLLGLVLSILPLVQLPATEQQMSGVMRDSLGANYEQQIPPSVQIQLRPHPFILADAFRGIPQLPVRYTPDIQFAAPDGVPLNLNIYRPPQVGQYPAIVIIYGGGWQSGSASHYADFSRYMAHRGYTVFAIAYRHAPRYQFPAQLDDVRAALTFIQQHAAEYETDITRIALLGRSAGGHLAMLTAYQPDALPVRAVVSYYGPFNLTQGYRDPPKPDPYNVRAVLESFLGGSPDEQPEKYVKASPITYVTRPLPPTLLVHGSRDHIVEVRFARNMHKRLLAAQSKAILLEIPWAEHAFDAIFHGPSNQLALYYTERFLAWALH, encoded by the coding sequence ATGTTTTATCCCATTAGGGCAGTATTACCCTGGCTGGCACTGCTGTTAAGTAGCACCAGCCTATTCTTAAGTAGCTGGATTGTGATCCCAGCTCCCACTATGTCTCTCCTACCCTTGGGAGTGGGCGTACCCGAAGTCAGCCCTTGGCTAGTAGTCCTGAATGTGATTGCGGTGGGAGTGTCATGGTTAGGAGGACACCAAAGTTGGTTGCAACGCTGGACTTTGGGCGCGAGTTTGCTCGGACTTGTCTTAAGTATTTTGCCTTTGGTACAACTACCTGCCACTGAGCAGCAGATGTCAGGAGTGATGCGTGATAGCTTAGGTGCAAACTATGAACAGCAGATTCCCCCATCGGTGCAAATTCAGTTGCGCCCTCATCCCTTTATCCTCGCGGATGCCTTCCGAGGCATCCCTCAGCTACCGGTACGCTACACCCCGGATATCCAATTTGCCGCCCCCGATGGCGTACCGTTGAATCTGAATATCTACCGCCCTCCCCAAGTGGGACAATACCCTGCCATTGTGATTATTTATGGAGGGGGTTGGCAAAGCGGTAGCGCCTCCCATTATGCAGACTTCAGCCGTTACATGGCACATCGAGGTTATACGGTGTTTGCGATCGCTTATCGTCATGCACCCCGTTACCAGTTTCCGGCTCAACTTGATGATGTCCGTGCTGCACTCACCTTTATCCAGCAGCACGCCGCTGAGTATGAAACCGATATCACCCGCATCGCCTTACTCGGACGTTCCGCCGGAGGACATCTGGCGATGTTAACCGCCTATCAACCCGATGCTTTACCTGTCCGGGCGGTTGTGAGCTACTATGGGCCATTCAACCTCACTCAAGGATACCGAGACCCACCCAAACCCGATCCCTACAATGTCCGTGCAGTACTCGAATCCTTTTTAGGGGGTTCACCGGATGAACAACCTGAAAAATACGTTAAAGCGTCACCCATCACTTATGTGACACGCCCACTCCCACCGACGCTACTCGTGCATGGCAGTCGCGACCATATCGTCGAAGTACGCTTTGCGCGGAATATGCACAAACGCCTGCTTGCAGCCCAGAGTAAGGCTATCCTGCTGGAAATTCCTTGGGCAGAACATGCCTTCGACGCCATCTTTCACGGCCCTAGCAATCAGCTAGCCCTCTACTATACCGAGCGTTTCTTAGCTTGGGCACTTCACTAA
- a CDS encoding choline dehydrogenase, translated as MYDYAIIGAGSAGCVLANRLTEESKTTVLLLEAGASDQPQAIHIPAAFSKLLKTEYDWAYYTEKQAYLNNRELYWPRGKVLGGSSSLNAMIYIRGNSLNYDHWHDLGNEGWNSSQVLPYFKKAENQERGACQYHGTDGLLNVGNLRYINPLSSVFLEACQEVGWPENRDFNGLQQEGFGFYQVTQKKGKRHSTAAAYLKPIRHRSNLTIQTRAQVTQLMFEGTKIVGLTYIQNGKIHQISISKEVILSGGAINSPQLLMLSGIGAAEHLQDLGIPIVVDLPGVGQNLQDHLAVPVAYQCTQPLSLENAKTPDNFLKYLLLKKGPLTSNVGEAGGFVKSKPDLSCPDLQFLFAPVYFLNHGFTKPEGHGFTLGPALLYPQSKGNIKLRSNNPLEPPLIQPNYLANEADLPPLVEGVKIARKIVQARAFDSFRGEELVPGDQVQQEEDIQEFIRNHAQTLYHPVGTCKMGNDAMAVVNSRLQVHGVQGLRVVDASIMPSIVGGNTNAPTIMIAEKAADLIKKST; from the coding sequence ATGTATGACTATGCAATCATTGGCGCTGGCTCAGCCGGTTGTGTGCTGGCGAACCGCCTCACGGAAGAGTCTAAAACTACAGTATTACTGCTAGAAGCAGGGGCATCCGATCAACCGCAAGCCATTCATATTCCTGCGGCTTTCTCCAAATTATTGAAAACCGAGTATGACTGGGCTTATTACACTGAAAAACAAGCTTACCTAAATAACCGAGAGCTTTACTGGCCTCGTGGAAAGGTACTGGGTGGAAGTAGTTCCCTGAACGCCATGATTTATATTCGGGGCAACAGCCTCAACTATGACCATTGGCATGATTTAGGCAATGAAGGATGGAACTCTTCTCAAGTCCTTCCCTATTTCAAAAAAGCCGAAAATCAAGAGCGTGGGGCTTGCCAATATCACGGTACAGACGGGCTGCTGAATGTCGGAAATTTGCGCTACATCAATCCACTTTCTTCTGTTTTCTTGGAAGCTTGTCAAGAGGTGGGATGGCCTGAAAATCGCGATTTTAATGGGTTGCAACAGGAAGGCTTCGGTTTTTATCAAGTCACTCAAAAAAAAGGCAAGCGTCATAGTACTGCTGCTGCTTATTTAAAACCAATCCGGCATCGCTCCAACCTCACGATTCAAACTCGTGCCCAAGTTACGCAGTTAATGTTTGAAGGCACAAAGATTGTTGGTTTAACCTACATTCAAAACGGTAAAATCCATCAAATTTCCATCTCCAAGGAAGTGATTTTAAGTGGGGGAGCCATTAACTCTCCTCAGCTATTGATGCTTTCGGGAATTGGTGCGGCTGAACATCTTCAGGATTTGGGTATTCCTATAGTCGTGGATTTACCTGGAGTAGGGCAAAATCTGCAAGATCATCTGGCTGTACCTGTAGCTTACCAATGTACTCAACCCCTATCTCTGGAGAATGCCAAAACACCTGACAATTTTCTGAAATACCTACTTTTGAAAAAAGGGCCGCTCACGTCTAATGTGGGGGAGGCTGGCGGTTTTGTAAAAAGCAAACCGGATTTGTCTTGCCCTGATCTGCAATTTCTTTTTGCTCCCGTTTACTTCTTAAATCATGGTTTTACCAAACCTGAAGGGCATGGATTTACTTTAGGGCCAGCTTTGTTGTATCCCCAAAGCAAGGGCAACATTAAATTACGCTCAAATAATCCCTTAGAACCACCCCTGATTCAGCCCAACTACTTAGCCAATGAAGCCGATTTACCGCCTTTAGTAGAGGGCGTAAAAATAGCTCGGAAAATCGTACAAGCGAGAGCGTTTGATTCATTTCGGGGAGAGGAATTAGTCCCTGGAGATCAGGTACAGCAGGAAGAAGATATCCAGGAATTTATTCGCAACCATGCCCAAACGTTATATCACCCAGTAGGTACCTGTAAGATGGGCAATGATGCAATGGCGGTAGTTAACTCTCGACTCCAGGTTCATGGAGTACAGGGGCTTCGGGTTGTGGATGCGTCGATTATGCCTTCCATCGTTGGAGGTAACACCAATGCTCCTACTATTATGATTGCTGAAAAAGCCGCCGACCTGATTAAAAAAAGTACCTAG